The following proteins are co-located in the Deltaproteobacteria bacterium genome:
- a CDS encoding SDR family oxidoreductase, translating into MGGAGFLGSHLCDAILAQGGSAVAVDNLVTGDLRNIAHLREKPNFEFMQHDVTVPFDVKGQVDYVLNMASPASPFDYARLPIETLRVGSLGTEHGLQLALAKKAVFLQASTSEIYGDPTVHPQPESYWGNVNSIGPRSCYDEAKRYGEAIVMAYHRTHGVKTRMVRIFNTYGPRMRTEDGRVVPAFVSQALRNEDFTIFGDGSQTRSFCYVDDEVRGILLLAQSDVAEPVNIGNPNEFTMLQLAEVARKVTGCTSKTSFKPLPKDDPKQRKPDITRAKQLLGWEPQIQLEEGLKRTVAWFKTQV; encoded by the coding sequence ATGGGCGGCGCTGGCTTCCTGGGTTCGCACCTGTGCGATGCCATCCTCGCCCAGGGCGGCAGCGCGGTGGCCGTCGACAACCTCGTCACCGGCGACCTGCGCAACATCGCGCACCTGCGCGAGAAGCCGAATTTCGAGTTCATGCAGCACGACGTCACCGTGCCCTTCGACGTGAAGGGCCAGGTCGACTACGTCCTGAACATGGCCTCGCCGGCCTCGCCCTTCGACTACGCGCGGCTGCCGATCGAGACCCTCCGCGTGGGCTCGCTGGGCACCGAGCACGGCTTGCAGCTCGCGCTGGCCAAGAAGGCCGTGTTCCTCCAGGCGTCCACCAGCGAGATCTACGGCGACCCGACCGTTCACCCGCAGCCCGAGAGCTACTGGGGCAACGTGAACTCCATCGGCCCGCGCAGCTGCTACGACGAGGCCAAGCGCTACGGCGAGGCCATCGTCATGGCGTACCACCGCACCCACGGCGTGAAGACGCGCATGGTCCGCATCTTCAACACCTACGGGCCGCGCATGCGCACCGAGGACGGCCGTGTGGTGCCCGCGTTCGTGAGCCAGGCGCTGCGCAACGAGGACTTCACCATCTTCGGCGACGGCAGCCAGACGCGCTCCTTCTGCTACGTGGACGACGAGGTGCGCGGCATCCTGCTCCTCGCGCAGTCGGACGTGGCGGAGCCGGTGAACATCGGCAACCCGAACGAGTTCACCATGCTCCAGCTCGCCGAGGTGGCGCGGAAGGTGACCGGCTGCACCTCCAAGACTTCCTTCAAGCCGCTGCCCAAGGACGATCCCAAGCAGCGCAAGCCCGACATCACCCGCGCCAAGCAGCTCCTCGGCTGGGAGCCGCAGATCCAGCTCGAAGAGGGATTGAAGCGCACGGTGGCGTGGTTCAAGACCCAGGTCTGA
- a CDS encoding TonB C-terminal domain-containing protein: protein MRSSSRRVQLAVLASVLLHGALAVFVLTRKPTPPPKWENAPLVIEIREKRAEKKPPPPAPLKPTEPPKKLSKSNKSPLPKAGSHTPQPPQLAEKPSAPPSAASPGAPEVPSAAPAVKAPNLADAATRSADRVAQNSLALEPPKLPPPPEDRSVQAPFVIDNPNERVASMLREPLGRDRVERGMYDPYFHQMGEAMSKQWQAEKKVDEKGLKGFLDEAARGLAVGAQQWMLAWQAAAEQYGKTGNPGDIDGPYDIDGRLKEHIPPGVTQTMPNQLSSSRIALVRITQGLNGKLLHVELVQPSIDPAMDAEVMRELKLGEMVLPVPPTKGMGIHDPIRSIWAFQLTVSIAPPAPMISGSFDIEALFDKKTREEMGGSLVDVRLPLSRRISKRVDLVSVE, encoded by the coding sequence ATGCGGTCGAGCTCCCGACGCGTCCAGCTGGCAGTGCTGGCCTCCGTGCTCTTGCACGGCGCGCTCGCGGTGTTTGTGTTGACCCGCAAACCCACGCCGCCTCCCAAGTGGGAGAACGCGCCGCTGGTCATCGAGATCCGCGAGAAGCGGGCGGAAAAGAAGCCGCCGCCGCCCGCGCCCCTGAAGCCGACGGAGCCGCCGAAGAAGCTCTCGAAGTCGAACAAGTCGCCGCTGCCGAAGGCGGGCAGCCACACACCGCAGCCTCCGCAGCTCGCCGAGAAGCCGAGCGCGCCGCCGTCTGCGGCATCGCCGGGTGCGCCCGAGGTGCCGAGCGCTGCGCCGGCCGTGAAGGCGCCCAACCTCGCCGATGCGGCCACGCGCTCGGCCGACCGGGTGGCCCAGAACTCGCTCGCGCTGGAGCCGCCCAAGCTGCCGCCGCCTCCCGAGGATCGCTCGGTCCAGGCGCCGTTCGTCATCGACAACCCCAACGAGCGCGTGGCGTCGATGCTGCGCGAGCCGCTCGGTCGCGATCGCGTCGAGCGCGGAATGTACGACCCGTACTTCCACCAGATGGGCGAGGCCATGTCGAAGCAGTGGCAGGCCGAGAAGAAGGTCGACGAGAAGGGCCTCAAGGGCTTCCTCGACGAGGCCGCGCGCGGGCTCGCGGTGGGCGCGCAGCAGTGGATGCTGGCGTGGCAGGCCGCCGCCGAGCAGTACGGCAAGACCGGCAATCCCGGCGACATCGACGGCCCCTACGACATCGACGGGCGCCTCAAGGAGCACATCCCGCCCGGCGTGACCCAGACGATGCCCAACCAGCTCTCGTCCTCGCGCATCGCGCTCGTGCGCATCACGCAAGGGCTGAACGGCAAGCTCCTGCACGTGGAGCTGGTGCAGCCGTCGATCGATCCCGCCATGGACGCCGAGGTGATGCGCGAGCTCAAGCTCGGCGAGATGGTGCTGCCCGTGCCGCCCACGAAGGGCATGGGCATCCACGATCCCATTCGCAGCATCTGGGCGTTTCAGCTCACCGTCAGCATCGCGCCGCCCGCGCCCATGATCAGCGGCTCGTTCGATATCGAGGCGCTCTTCGACAAGAAGACCCGCGAGGAGATGGGCGGGAGCCTGGTGGATGTGCGGCTGCCGCTGTCGAGGCGGATCTCGAAGCGGGTGGATCTCGTTTCGGTCGAGTAA
- a CDS encoding DUF2804 domain-containing protein, whose amino-acid sequence MSFDLDRLLPAAPTSPLDETGAPRIGAYAGSMEHVDLGPLRGTGLRGRLRQITREKRWTFVMLTSRDVVCCFAIVDLTYAANCFIFAADRHDKKMIVEKSFLGLPGVSAHVAERPGVGARASFSAKGAELHVERVGAKYLGTARVDDGKLSLNFTLDTQPAAPAVTLIVPVAGGILNCTQKWSALPAHGSLVVGERRYDLDGGFGGMDYTYGLLARETIWRWGFASGLATDGTPVGFNVGEGINSAVPGENALWFGNQPCYLPDVRFTFDRQNPLEPWRIQSDDGSVDLRFTGAGFHREARNLVVAASKFVQVAGEFSGKLRGRGGKVVEVQGLPGVVEDQFVRW is encoded by the coding sequence ATGTCCTTCGACCTCGACCGACTCCTGCCGGCCGCGCCCACGAGCCCGCTCGACGAAACCGGCGCCCCGCGAATTGGCGCCTACGCGGGCTCCATGGAGCACGTGGACCTCGGCCCGCTCCGCGGCACCGGCCTGCGCGGCCGGCTGCGCCAGATCACCCGCGAGAAGCGCTGGACGTTCGTGATGCTGACCAGTCGCGACGTGGTCTGCTGCTTCGCGATCGTCGACCTCACCTACGCCGCCAACTGCTTCATCTTCGCGGCCGATCGCCACGACAAGAAGATGATCGTGGAGAAGAGCTTCCTCGGCCTGCCGGGCGTGAGCGCGCACGTGGCCGAGCGCCCCGGCGTGGGCGCGCGCGCGAGCTTCTCCGCCAAGGGCGCGGAGCTGCACGTCGAACGCGTGGGCGCGAAGTACCTGGGCACGGCGCGCGTCGACGACGGCAAGCTCAGCCTGAATTTCACGCTCGACACGCAGCCCGCCGCGCCCGCGGTGACGCTCATCGTCCCCGTGGCCGGCGGCATCTTGAATTGCACCCAGAAGTGGTCGGCGCTTCCGGCGCACGGCTCGCTCGTGGTCGGCGAGCGGCGCTACGACCTCGACGGCGGCTTCGGCGGCATGGACTACACGTACGGCCTGCTCGCGCGGGAGACGATCTGGCGCTGGGGCTTCGCGAGCGGCCTGGCGACCGACGGCACGCCCGTGGGCTTCAACGTGGGCGAGGGCATCAACAGCGCCGTTCCCGGCGAGAACGCGCTCTGGTTCGGCAACCAGCCCTGCTACCTGCCCGACGTGCGCTTCACCTTCGATCGCCAGAACCCGCTCGAGCCCTGGCGCATCCAGAGCGACGACGGAAGCGTGGACCTGCGCTTCACCGGCGCCGGCTTCCACCGCGAGGCGCGCAACCTGGTCGTCGCCGCCAGCAAGTTCGTCCAGGTGGCGGGCGAGTTCTCGGGCAAGCTCCGCGGTCGCGGCGGCAAGGTCGTCGAGGTGCAGGGACTTCCGGGAGTGGTCGAAGATCAGTTCGTCCGCTGGTAG
- a CDS encoding tetratricopeptide repeat protein, with amino-acid sequence MHVRVLLALALIGGCSTSKPAPQPTTPVEQGPAPLDELDKAHRADAAGDLAGARTHLETAIKWAPNLGIAHVDLADVLMRSGDEGPALAAAIDSGKRLEPTNPRLWRIAGMYAEDQGDAANAISAYETALRFQPGDLKSRFRLAGLYAGAGKVNESISAYQAVLAQDAADRRARLSLADELIKARDLSGAEAQLTLLTQQDPKNALYQQKLQALLVQEGKVAPEKNNRNLRPLRKSKR; translated from the coding sequence ATGCACGTGCGCGTGCTGCTGGCGTTGGCGCTGATCGGCGGGTGCTCGACGTCGAAGCCTGCGCCGCAGCCGACGACGCCGGTGGAGCAGGGGCCCGCGCCGCTCGACGAGCTCGACAAGGCACATCGGGCCGACGCGGCCGGCGATCTCGCGGGCGCGCGGACGCACCTCGAGACCGCCATCAAGTGGGCGCCGAACCTGGGCATCGCGCACGTGGATCTCGCGGACGTGCTCATGCGGTCGGGCGATGAAGGTCCGGCGCTCGCGGCGGCGATCGATTCGGGCAAGAGGCTCGAGCCGACGAATCCGCGGCTCTGGCGCATCGCGGGCATGTACGCCGAGGACCAGGGTGACGCCGCGAATGCGATCTCCGCCTACGAGACCGCGTTGCGCTTCCAGCCCGGCGATCTCAAGTCGCGCTTCCGGCTTGCAGGGCTCTACGCGGGCGCGGGCAAGGTGAACGAGAGCATCTCCGCGTACCAGGCTGTGCTCGCGCAGGACGCAGCCGATCGCCGCGCGCGGCTGTCGCTGGCCGACGAGCTCATCAAGGCGCGCGATCTCTCTGGCGCCGAAGCCCAGCTGACCTTGCTGACGCAGCAGGATCCGAAGAACGCGCTCTACCAGCAGAAGTTGCAGGCGCTCCTGGTCCAGGAAGGCAAGGTCGCGCCGGAGAAGAACAACCGCAACCTGCGTCCGCTGCGGAAGAGCAAGCGCTGA
- a CDS encoding tetratricopeptide repeat protein, translating into MRTQLSLVLGFALAACTKEPPPAPPGRPIDVCAGVSNQVDCGIKPEGPLPEGFDAAANCYTVGNQQFHCGLFEAAAGSFQRATQMKPDARYFHAYGDALYLQEKWQSAHEAFRKAVELDPKKRESWARVAEIGVRLHLLDEVHDAAQKALAIDPSKPDVMRAEAEAYAADSQFDKAIDELHAAEKLGTSQNKLECAQQEVEIASLKLKRLQKDGGTDDRIADAQEQVADALERELSFGDGKIAEQGIYRSLADARLAAGQFDKAEAALLKSSEMNPKDFISARMVGMIREQRHDTAGARQALQASLKVEPKQAMPYIVLGRIDAAAGDMPSAKKDFDEALKNEDGKDALETRQLAELATKVGAKDKAEALYKSLDEDPDQSARVDFWLDQAAASNALGHADDVKKACKRAHALVETETCPPKPDASQHR; encoded by the coding sequence ATGCGAACCCAGCTCTCGCTCGTGCTCGGCTTTGCCCTCGCGGCCTGCACCAAGGAGCCGCCGCCGGCGCCGCCGGGTCGGCCCATCGACGTGTGCGCGGGCGTGTCCAACCAGGTCGACTGCGGCATCAAGCCCGAAGGTCCGCTGCCCGAGGGCTTCGACGCCGCTGCCAACTGCTACACCGTGGGCAACCAGCAGTTTCACTGCGGGCTCTTTGAAGCCGCGGCCGGCTCGTTCCAGCGCGCCACGCAGATGAAGCCCGACGCGCGCTACTTCCACGCCTACGGCGACGCGCTCTACCTCCAGGAGAAGTGGCAGTCGGCGCACGAGGCGTTCCGCAAGGCCGTGGAGCTCGACCCGAAGAAGCGCGAGAGCTGGGCACGCGTGGCCGAGATTGGCGTGCGCCTGCACCTGCTCGACGAGGTGCACGACGCCGCGCAGAAGGCGCTCGCGATCGATCCCAGCAAGCCCGACGTGATGCGCGCGGAGGCCGAGGCGTACGCGGCGGACTCGCAGTTCGACAAGGCGATCGATGAGCTCCACGCCGCCGAGAAGCTTGGGACGTCGCAGAACAAGCTCGAGTGTGCGCAGCAGGAAGTGGAGATCGCGTCGCTGAAGCTCAAGCGCCTGCAGAAGGACGGGGGGACCGATGATCGAATTGCGGATGCCCAGGAGCAGGTCGCGGATGCGCTGGAGCGAGAGCTCAGCTTTGGCGACGGAAAGATCGCCGAGCAGGGCATCTATCGCTCGCTCGCCGATGCCCGGCTCGCCGCAGGACAGTTCGACAAGGCGGAAGCGGCGCTGCTCAAGTCGTCGGAGATGAACCCCAAGGACTTCATCAGCGCGCGCATGGTGGGCATGATCCGGGAGCAGCGCCACGACACCGCAGGCGCGCGCCAGGCGCTGCAAGCGTCGCTGAAAGTCGAGCCCAAGCAGGCCATGCCGTACATCGTCCTGGGCCGCATCGACGCAGCCGCGGGCGACATGCCCTCAGCCAAGAAGGACTTCGACGAGGCGCTGAAGAACGAAGACGGCAAGGACGCCCTCGAAACGCGCCAGCTCGCCGAGCTCGCCACGAAGGTCGGCGCGAAGGACAAGGCCGAGGCGCTCTACAAGTCACTCGACGAAGATCCCGATCAGTCCGCGCGCGTGGATTTCTGGCTCGATCAGGCCGCGGCGTCGAACGCGCTGGGCCACGCGGATGACGTGAAGAAGGCGTGCAAGCGCGCGCACGCGCTCGTCGAGACCGAGACCTGTCCGCCCAAGCCCGACGCTAGCCAGCACCGGTGA
- a CDS encoding M13 family metallopeptidase, with translation MDRRLLMALTLAAGCTSAPTVITPPPPPAGIDATILDRSADPCADFYQFACGGWLARTEIPPDRPTWSRGFSEIQERNLAIEKQILEDYAAGQKLDDVPEAKKLGDYFAACMDEQAVEKANLAPLETELARLRVRDAASLEQAVARLQNDGIRALFTLGEDQDARDATQVVATLGQGGMGLPDRDYYLRDDPKTQRTRDAYLAHVQKMLELSGVAPADAQTQARSIFHLEKELATAALSRVDRRDPQKTYHRLELAGLTQLAPHFDWAALFVDLGHPGLKAINVSEPEFFKELDALVQATPPADWNAYLRWHLLNAAAPALPARFVDEDFAFTRELTGAPQNLPRWKRCVASTDKNLGFALAHAYVKRVFPPESRQVATDLVKEIESGFGSNLDGLAWMDAATKQKAQAKLSAVANQVGYPETWRSYDALEIQRDAYLRDVFAGRAFDLQYELDKVGRPVDKAEWHMTPPTVNAYYSDSLNQMVFLAGILQPPFFGRESAAPVNYGGIGMVVGHELTHGFDDKGRQFDASGNLADWWSPEAGKAFTERASCVQKQFDGYVAVDDVHVNGALTLGENIADLGGMKLSFAAMQAREAKTPSAAAEFTPEQAFFLGQAQAWCRKDREPYARLLATIDPHSPAKWRVVGPMSNLPQFAAAWHCPATAQMVRPAETRCEVW, from the coding sequence ATGGACCGCCGCCTGCTCATGGCTCTGACGCTCGCCGCTGGGTGCACCAGCGCGCCTACCGTCATCACGCCGCCGCCCCCGCCCGCGGGCATCGACGCGACCATTCTCGATCGCTCGGCGGATCCTTGCGCGGATTTCTATCAATTTGCTTGCGGCGGCTGGCTCGCGCGCACCGAGATTCCGCCCGATCGGCCGACGTGGAGCCGCGGCTTCTCCGAGATCCAGGAGCGCAACCTCGCCATCGAGAAGCAGATCCTCGAGGACTACGCCGCTGGCCAGAAGCTCGACGACGTGCCCGAGGCCAAGAAGCTCGGCGACTACTTCGCGGCGTGTATGGACGAGCAGGCCGTGGAGAAGGCCAACCTCGCGCCGCTGGAGACGGAGCTCGCGCGCCTGCGCGTGCGCGACGCCGCGTCGCTCGAGCAAGCGGTGGCCCGGCTGCAGAACGACGGCATCCGCGCGCTCTTCACGCTCGGTGAAGACCAGGACGCGCGCGACGCCACGCAGGTCGTCGCCACGCTCGGCCAGGGCGGCATGGGCCTGCCCGATCGCGACTACTACCTGCGCGACGATCCCAAGACCCAGCGCACCCGCGACGCGTACCTCGCGCACGTGCAGAAGATGCTCGAGCTCTCGGGCGTGGCACCGGCCGACGCGCAGACCCAGGCGCGAAGCATCTTCCACCTCGAGAAGGAGCTGGCCACGGCCGCGCTCTCGCGCGTGGACCGCCGCGATCCGCAGAAGACGTATCACCGCCTCGAGCTCGCCGGGCTCACCCAGCTCGCGCCGCACTTCGACTGGGCCGCGCTCTTCGTCGATTTGGGCCATCCGGGGCTGAAGGCGATCAACGTCAGCGAGCCGGAGTTCTTCAAGGAGCTCGACGCGCTCGTGCAGGCCACGCCGCCCGCAGATTGGAACGCGTACCTGCGCTGGCACCTCTTGAACGCCGCGGCGCCCGCGCTGCCCGCGCGCTTCGTGGACGAGGACTTCGCCTTCACGCGCGAGCTCACCGGCGCGCCGCAGAACCTGCCGCGCTGGAAGCGCTGCGTGGCGTCGACGGACAAGAACCTCGGCTTCGCGCTCGCCCACGCGTACGTGAAGCGCGTGTTCCCGCCCGAGAGCCGCCAGGTCGCGACGGACCTGGTGAAGGAGATCGAGAGCGGCTTCGGCAGCAACCTCGACGGCCTGGCGTGGATGGACGCGGCGACCAAGCAGAAGGCGCAAGCGAAGCTGAGCGCCGTCGCGAACCAGGTGGGCTACCCCGAGACCTGGCGCAGCTACGACGCGCTCGAGATCCAGCGCGACGCCTACCTGCGCGACGTCTTCGCGGGGCGCGCGTTCGACTTGCAGTACGAGCTCGACAAGGTGGGCAGGCCCGTGGACAAGGCCGAGTGGCACATGACGCCGCCCACGGTGAACGCCTACTACTCCGATTCACTTAACCAAATGGTTTTCCTCGCCGGCATCCTCCAGCCGCCGTTCTTCGGCCGCGAGAGCGCCGCGCCCGTGAACTACGGCGGCATCGGCATGGTCGTCGGCCACGAGCTCACCCACGGCTTCGACGACAAGGGCCGCCAGTTCGACGCGAGCGGCAACCTCGCCGACTGGTGGAGCCCCGAGGCCGGCAAGGCCTTCACCGAGCGCGCGAGCTGCGTACAGAAGCAGTTCGACGGCTACGTGGCCGTGGACGACGTGCACGTGAACGGCGCCCTCACCCTCGGCGAGAACATCGCGGACCTCGGTGGCATGAAGCTCTCGTTCGCGGCGATGCAGGCCCGCGAAGCCAAGACACCAAGCGCCGCTGCCGAGTTCACGCCTGAGCAGGCGTTCTTCCTTGGCCAGGCGCAGGCGTGGTGCCGCAAGGATCGCGAGCCGTACGCGCGCTTGCTGGCGACGATCGATCCGCACTCGCCCGCGAAGTGGCGCGTGGTGGGGCCGATGTCGAACCTGCCGCAGTTCGCTGCGGCCTGGCATTGCCCGGCGACGGCGCAGATGGTGCGTCCGGCCGAGACGCGCTGCGAGGTGTGGTGA
- a CDS encoding protein kinase: METFDPGQPFGRYTLHALLGRGGMGEVFLATGPGVAGVEKRLAIKRLLPTLADDPGFVARFLDEARLVVQLCHGNIVPVFEAGQVGRDYFLAMELVDGLNLREVQRALRERSTLCPVPLAVLVAHEVARGLDYAHRKTAPDGTPLGIIHRDVSPQNVLLGYDGEVRLVDFGIAKATGRSQLTVTGGLLGKFGYMSPEQAMGYPLDGRSDLFALGAVLHELLTGAPLFDGATDPEVLRKVQDAVVAPPSLLRPDVPPELDALVLRLLARDPKDRFRNASEAEKQLGALRYLGTTGPQELSELLRGLYTPRPVSKLSLPGLEALPAPRNVTATMQPESRSELSDVSAARAIRPSRAPLFLLALAIPAAAAGGWFASKPVVTPAPIAVVEPPKHQPAPATVVQPPADPKPTPTPVAVVARPEPTKPTPHSRKQPVKARPGKPPVASSASTTPPIPDKAPEPKPDPEPVKLAPVPVVSVEPAKAQASGTLSLRIQPWGEVEVDGQSLGQTSALVKHTLSVGVHHVRVTNPVLNRESRFDVDVFAGQDNLQKVYLDR; encoded by the coding sequence ATGGAGACGTTCGACCCGGGACAGCCCTTCGGTCGCTACACGCTGCACGCCCTCCTAGGCCGTGGCGGCATGGGAGAGGTGTTCCTTGCGACGGGCCCGGGCGTGGCCGGCGTGGAGAAGCGCCTCGCCATCAAGCGGCTCCTGCCCACCCTCGCGGATGATCCGGGGTTCGTCGCCCGCTTCCTCGACGAGGCGCGGCTGGTGGTGCAGCTCTGCCACGGCAACATCGTGCCGGTGTTCGAGGCAGGCCAGGTGGGCCGCGACTACTTCCTCGCCATGGAGCTCGTGGACGGGCTCAACCTGCGCGAGGTGCAGCGCGCGCTGCGCGAGCGGTCGACGCTCTGTCCCGTGCCGCTGGCGGTGCTGGTGGCGCATGAGGTCGCGCGCGGGCTGGACTACGCGCACCGCAAGACCGCGCCCGACGGCACGCCGCTGGGCATCATCCACCGCGACGTCTCGCCGCAGAACGTGCTCCTCGGCTACGACGGCGAAGTGCGGCTGGTCGACTTCGGCATCGCCAAGGCCACGGGACGCAGCCAGCTCACCGTCACGGGCGGGCTCCTGGGCAAGTTCGGCTACATGTCGCCCGAGCAGGCCATGGGCTACCCGCTCGATGGCCGGAGCGATCTCTTCGCGCTCGGTGCGGTGCTGCACGAGCTGCTCACAGGCGCGCCGCTCTTCGATGGCGCCACGGATCCGGAGGTCCTCCGAAAGGTGCAGGACGCGGTCGTCGCGCCCCCCTCGCTGCTGCGCCCCGACGTGCCGCCCGAGCTGGATGCGCTCGTGTTGCGGCTGCTCGCGCGCGATCCGAAGGATCGTTTCCGCAATGCATCGGAGGCCGAGAAGCAGCTCGGCGCGCTGCGCTACCTGGGCACGACCGGGCCGCAGGAGCTCTCGGAGCTGCTGCGCGGGCTGTACACGCCGCGGCCGGTGTCGAAGCTGAGCTTGCCTGGACTCGAAGCGCTGCCTGCGCCACGAAATGTGACGGCCACGATGCAGCCCGAGTCGCGATCGGAGCTCTCCGACGTGTCCGCGGCGCGCGCCATCCGGCCCTCGCGCGCGCCGCTGTTCTTGCTCGCGCTGGCGATTCCCGCAGCCGCAGCGGGCGGCTGGTTCGCGTCGAAGCCGGTGGTGACGCCAGCGCCAATCGCCGTCGTCGAGCCGCCGAAGCACCAGCCTGCCCCGGCAACCGTGGTTCAGCCGCCGGCCGATCCCAAGCCCACGCCGACGCCGGTGGCCGTCGTGGCGCGGCCCGAGCCGACCAAGCCCACGCCGCACTCGCGAAAGCAGCCGGTGAAGGCGCGCCCGGGAAAGCCGCCGGTCGCCTCGAGCGCGAGCACCACGCCGCCCATTCCCGACAAGGCGCCCGAGCCGAAGCCCGATCCCGAGCCCGTGAAGCTCGCGCCGGTGCCGGTGGTGTCCGTCGAGCCAGCCAAGGCGCAGGCGTCGGGAACGTTGAGCCTGCGCATCCAGCCGTGGGGCGAAGTCGAGGTCGACGGCCAGTCGCTCGGGCAGACCTCCGCGCTGGTGAAGCACACGCTGTCCGTCGGCGTGCACCACGTGCGCGTGACGAATCCGGTGCTCAACCGCGAGTCGCGGTTCGACGTCGACGTGTTCGCCGGTCAGGACAATCTGCAGAAGGTGTACCTCGACCGCTGA